A stretch of DNA from Pongo abelii isolate AG06213 chromosome 17, NHGRI_mPonAbe1-v2.0_pri, whole genome shotgun sequence:
ATGACTTATGAAATGATTTCATTGTAAATGAACTTGTTTCTTGTACTCGTCATGGCAAAGAAAGCAGAAAACTACTCTGAAactaaggaggaaaaaaacacacacacattaatttTGAAACCCAGAGAGTAGGCCTCAAACTCAGGGATAGTGTCTTTAAACAGAATAATGGGCAtgtggtgcttaataaatgtaggggctttttaaaaatcctgttgtGAGGAAGTATTTTCCTCTCTAcccagaagacaaagaaaaacagtgAGTGTTGACAACATGGTATTAAAAAGCCACCCCTACACAGTTTGTTatcctcaaatatatatattctttttaatttactctaagccagcacggtggctcatagcATCTTACTTTTGTGTCATTATCTCTCTGCCATACACACAAGTCATAGCTGGGGATTTCAACTCACGGTGAAGCTATGCTGAGATTCCAGATCTCAGTAGTGCTGGCATGAGCGCTGGTCTCTTCAGTCATAGAGAAGACAATATCCTAGGGAGACTGGAATTAGTCCTATTTTGCACCATTCAAGCCAAAATGCCGCTTATCAAGAAGCAAGTAATTGCTAGCTAATggctatgggggaaaaaaaagcactgCATTTCAATCTAAGCATCTTTTGGCCCATGACAATAAATAAAGCTGTGGAGAGTGTAAACATAAAGTAGGGACCGTTTCTTGAGGAGGTTAAATAGCAAACATTAAAAAAGGCGAGTTACCTCATCCGACTGGGAGGGACTGATTCTGGGCATTGGTGATACTTGGGGCGTTTTCAACTGCGTGCTGTTGCTGTCTGGCACGAGCTCTCGGTGGATGGTTTGGATGTGGTTCTGGAGTTCACTTTCAGACTCAAACTTAACGTTGCAGCTAGAGCAGCGCGTCTTCAGTCCCCCCATTTTGCCTTTCCCCTCAACGGCACTCAGATTCTCATTCTGGCCCAAGCCTGGTCTATTCGCACCGGGAGGGACGTTAATGCCTGGGCTGGCGCTCTTACTGAGATTCACGCAGCCGGCACACAGACCATATGGCAGGCCATTGATGTCAAGTTTCACCAGATCTTGCTTGGAACGGAATTCTTTGAGGCAAGATGCGCACTTGTACAGTTTTTGGACGTGCTGGCCCCGCCCTGTGGTCTGAACTGCAGACCCATTCCCTGTCTTTTGCATGTGGAATGTCCCATGGATTTTGAGTTCCAATGTTGAGGTCACTGTCTGCATGCACACCACGCAGCGAAAGCCCGTCAGGGAATTCCTCAAGTCAGGGTGCATTTGGCAATGCTCTAAAAACTCCTCTTCACTCTGGAGAGGCATCTTGCAAATCCGGCAGTTTCCAGTATCAAGACTCTTACTATGCGTGACTTTGTGTTCAGTAAGAGTTAAAAGGGAGGGAAACCGCTCTCCACAAATAGGGCACATGTAGTGTTTGACAGGGCCTAGGTGGGTCTGCATATGTTCACGGAGGCCATTTTCGGAGAAGAAGGTTCGAGAGCACACGTTGCACTTGTAATTCCCTTTAATGAGCTCAGCTTTCTTTTTCACGATGGCACTTTCTCCAGGTCTGATGTTGTGGTCTCGGAGCTGGTGATTCTGCAGCAAAGTTTCCATAGTGTAGGCTGCCCCACAAATGTCGCAGCCGTACATAGGCTCAGAGGTGTCAACGTCTTCTTCGCTCCCATCGTGACTGTTGTGGGACTCCTGGCTGTTGGTCAGCAAAGTCTGCAGCTCCACTTCCTCTTTCTGCACTTGCTCGGAAGCTCCATTTGTTCCACAGTTGGGTGTCTTGGTTTCGAATACACAATGTTTTTCTCGCAAGTGTTTTTCTAACAAAATGATCGCATGGAAGGCTTTGCTACAGAACTTGCAGTTGTACTTCTTACTGTGAGTGGTGATGTGGCATTGCAGCTCCACCTCGGTGCCAAAGGACTCACCGCAGAAAATGCACTTATGTACTTTCCCTTGGTTTTCCAGGTGGTTGTGTTTCACATGGAGCTGCAAGTCAGTTTCGTTGCGGAAGTCCCAGTTGCAAGATGTGCACCTATAGACTTTCTTTTCGTTACTGTGCTTCACAGCCAAGTGGAGCTGAATGGAGACTTTTGAGTCAAAAACTTCCTGGCAGAGGGTGCAGCGAAAGAAGACAAAGGTGTGCATGTCCAGCAGGTGTTTCTGAAGGTCATCCACTGATGTGAATTGCTTGTCACAACTCTCACAGATGTAATACGTTGAGGTGATCATAAAGTGAATGGTAACATGCTTCAGCAAGGATTCTTGGTTGGGGAATTCCTTGTTGCACTGAGGACAGGTCAATTTTGGAAGCACAGTGTCAAGATGAGTTTTTAGGTGAGTCTGAAAGCTGTCTAGGGATGTGTACTTAGCACCACACTGATTACAGATATATTCTCCAGCTGGACGTGCAGGTGCACCTCCTACTGCCTGCATCATCTTAAGAGATGTCTGCTCTATGGCCACAGGAGATAGGGGGCTTAAGGCCCTGGATTTCTTCCCATTGTGAATATAATTCAGGGCCAAGGGAATGTTTTTATGATTCTCTTTGATATGCTTGTTCAGTTTAAGAACGCTGTTGAATATTGGCGAATTTGTACAATAGGAACAAGAATAGACTTCTACTACTGGTTCTTTGGGAGTCCCAAGCACTGGAGACCCAAATCGGGAGCCACTGAGGTCACAATGAACCTGTCTAATATGCTCTTCCAGGGAAGAGTCAGTGAGAAACCCCATATAGCAATGGGGACAAAAGAATGCATTACTATCTTTAGCTGCAGGGTTTGCAAATCCATGAGAACATCGGATGTGTTCCTGAAGAGTGTTGAGGTCGTTGACAACTTCGGAACAGAAGTTACACTGGTAGACAATGGCAGGCATGGCAGAAACAATCAGACCTGGGTCCTGAGCTTCATGCACTTGCTTAAGATGTTCATTTAGGTTATAGAGTGAGGGCAGGACCTCCAAACAATACTGACAAATATGGGCCTGTTCTGGCTTATCTAAGTGCATAGTTTTCAGGTGAATCTGCAGAACTGCAAGACTTGAAAATAATTGTTTGTTGCAGTAAATACAGCTGTAGGTAACTTTTGCTTGTTTACTTGAGGGACCAGTCATGTCAGGGGTTTGTTGAGCGGCCCTCTTCCTCCCTCGACTCTTTGGGATTGGCGGGGCAGCTTCCACCATGGTTGAGCTGTCCACTGAGAGGTTGGAATCTGGAGTCGTACTGGACACAGAGGTATAGCCCACCGTGACCAGGGAAGGGCTGTTGCTGTGATTGCATGACTCCGGTTGCTGGTGACTGTCCATGTGGCTGTACAGTTCCTCAACTGTGTGGAAACTCTCAGAACAAATGCTGCATGAGTTCTTCTTCTCCCCGCTATGCACCTGCTCCATGTGGTTCATGAGGGAGGTCTCCTCGACGAAGAGCTCGTGGCAGTAGACACACTGGAGGGCCGCTCGGTCCTCGTTTGGGGAGCATTCGGGGTGGCACTCTGCAATGTGTTTTTGGAGGTCTTCTGGGAAGTCAAAGCCTTCCTCACACTGACTGCACTTCTGAGTGTCCTTCATCTTCCAGTCCTCCATCCTGGAACCGGACTGAGAGCCGTCCTTGTTCCTCTCGTGAACCTGCATGTGTCCGTGTAAGGAACTAGAGGACAGAAACCCACGGCGACAAATGGCACATTTATATGGCTTGTTGGACGTGTGAGTCTTTAAGTGGATCTTCAAGTGATCACTTCTGGAAAACGCAGCATCACATTCACTGCAGTGGTACTTCTTGTCCCCGGTGTGGAGTTTTATGTGGCGATCTCGGCTGCGCTTGTGTTTGAACAGCCTACTGCAGTAGGTGCATTTGAAAGGCAGTTTGTCGCTGTGACTCTGCTCATGGTGCTTTAGGTAGCTGAGGCGGCTAAACGACTTGTCACAGAATTGACATGGGTATGGAAGTCCAGGGCCACCTTCTTCCTCTCCAAAATCGCAACCTTCTCCATGGCTAGGAGAAGTCTGATCCTTGCTAGAAGGTGAGGAAGCTGGCCAAGAGCAAGTCGGATCATCTTCAACATCCACTCCATCTGCAACAAGAAGCAATGACAAATTTCATCTGACATGTTGAGATTCAAGAGTGAGTTTACCGTACCATTTCAACCAGCACACAGAGTTGGGCCCTCTTGaatctttcaagaaaaaaaaaaatgaaagagagaatatTTGAGTGAGACATTTTCAAATCTGAGCCCAAAGCAGTTATTCTGCATTTACTTTTTGTTGAGCTGTAAAATATAAGAGGATATTAAATAGTTCTATGTCTAAATTAcccttttattactttttatcatTCTTCCTTAGAAGCAAGGTATATATTACACATtgacaattttattaaaatgcagattttaatatatttaatgtttcttttgtaTTCATTCTAAAATGATTTGCATATTATGTGAGCATCTGAAGAACcaaatgaaaagaggaaatatTACAGGAATGATTTAAAATTAATGCAGTCAACCCAGATgtctaatatttaataaaaaattccctctgcattttgcttgtttttatataaaaaggCAATTCTGAAGACCAAAATCTGTTATGGGGTTCTTATTGATACAGACTTTATTGCTTTCagcaaaaaaatattaaaaagtaagcacatgaaagaagacagaaaacacaATAATAATTATGTCTTGTGTAATGAAAGACAACCAGGATTTCTTCAATAACTGAAATTCGAATTCCATAGGCCAGAAAATGGATTATTAAATGTTAGAAGGGTACTGCTAGATATTACATGTAGCTAGGATCAGCTAggatcaagaaaaaaatgagagtttcACAACGGCCAGATTTTAATAGTGTATTTTGTTTGGAAAGTTCAAGAGGTGGCCCACCATATCTTCCTTTTGCAAAAGCTTCAGCAGCCTGAACTTCCTTAGCTAAACAGGACCTGCACTTTGAGGTGAGCAGAGACAAAGCAACttgtgaaaaactggaaacaggaAAAGTGATAAATGATTATGGTAAATGCTGAAAGATTTATGAGTgacaaaaagaagacaaacaagacTGAGAGCCAGATATAAACTTAGCAAGTTATCCATAAAGGAACGTTACCTTATATTAGgtgattttaaaaactatgttcTCAGCAAATGTGCACTGTTATTTCTGTTGCTTTCTTGATATCCAAGTGGAAAATAAGACCATCTCAAAACAGGTTGTAAAAcctcttttttgcttttcataaCCTATTATTCAAGatcagaagaaattttaaaagcttttcacTCTCCAAAGGAGCACgatttttcaaaaaaacacacaagtaAAGACCATGGAGTGGAGCTGGTGGGGATAGTGTTTCAGTTAGAATAAGAAGCTCAGTTAGAGCATTATTAGAATATTCTAATGGTATTCAATTACAGTATGTTCAAATAAGTTTTTAGATTCTTCAAAGCTGAAGTTCACTAGCAAGCTAAATGATTAACATAAAAGTAGAAACTGGTGAGCATTATGTAAACGAATTCCATGTCTGCTTTCTTTAAGGTAACAAGATTTTACTAGATTGTCAGCCTCTTCCTTATCCACAGGAAACAGATGAGGATCATTCCTTTCCTGCATCTAGAAACTGATGACAACACCATCTCACTATCAATGCCAGATGGCAACCCTCTCACTCTGAGAAAACAACCAAACACCATTCCtggatctctgcccactgcaacaaAGCTTCGCCATACAAGTTGAAAATCGCACGATTTTGCATCCTCATTTATATGACTCTATAACCCAACATGTTTCCAGCATAAGAAAGGGTCTGATGGATGTGGATGTGATTTATACTTAAAGTGAATACACCAGGAACATATGCAGATAAACTCAACTCACCactcaacatacaaaaaaaaaaatttaactaaaagcaaaaaaactCAATAATGATCTAGTTTTCCCCTTAAAAAAGTGTTGTCACCTAAAGCTAATATACCTGAAACAAATCAAGGTTTCAAATATTTACCCTAATTGAAAAAAAAGGCTATCTATTAAATGTACTCAACATTCTAGGTAAAATCTACCACATTTCACATTTATCTTTCAGGCTTAAATCCtgctatttcatttaaaaaatattttcaaacacatCTTCTCATTTATACATTTGGGGAAAACAGTGAATCAGAATTTGTAATGCATCTAGCCTAGAAGGATGTAACTATTGAGCCTGAAAATTGAGCAAGTGAATTTATTATTAAACTGCAGATTGTGTCCAGGTATgatatattttttacaaatacatAAAGAATTATAGCGCAATGGACCATTATAAAAATTATGCAATCCCTAACACCAGGCTTAAATCAGGTTCTTGTCTGTGGTCCATGCCTGACTATATCTATTATATAACTGTTCTCTTAAGCTTGTAAATTTCAATGACATGTCAAGTGAGCTGAAGGTTAGGATCAAGGTTTTAACCAGGATTCAAGAGAGCAgaaaccttttctttcttctttccagtcCCCATTACTTGTCTTTGTAAAGGAAATTACACAAAACCTCCTCTAGAAGTCATAAGGCGTGGGGATTGAGCAGAAGTAAATAGTTTGAGCAAGGAATgatacttttagaaaaataaatcaagctgCCCTGAAAGGctgatttctgttttaaaatataaaatgtaaaactctcATTTGCCAGTACTGTAAATGGATCATATTCTCCCAAGAACACACAGGGACTCACTACTCCCAGCAGGTTGGTCCACGCTCTTCAGGTATCAGACTCCTCCAAGACTTCTGTGGTGATGGTCTCCCCGCCAACATACTCTGAGGTCTACCTAAGACTTTGAGAGTTATCCATCCCCATTAACTTAAGCTTTTTGGCAGCCACAGTGCAAACTAAGCTTAAATAGTGAATATAGGTTTAAACGATGTCAATTTCTTTTTACACGTGGAAGAAACTGTAGAAGATTCTTTCAACTCAGGTTCCTGAATCAACTTTAACTTTTTTCCCCTTCGGCACTAAGTGCTACTTACAGGGACTGTCTTTCTGTGTGATGGCAAGTTTTCTGCATTTTAATGTGAAGTACTTAACATGtccatgtaaattttaatttttgaaaccaGTCACTTCACTTGAGCTGACTCTCCGAGAGCTGTAGCTCTTACTGCTGAAAAAGCTTTGCTAGAAACCAGCTCCGTGGCctaaaaattctatttaaagATGCAAACGTGTGTGCATGGTTAGTGCAGATGTTTTTCTACAGCAACTGTACTTGCTGAGTTTCACCATTTCCATAAAGCACATTAAAACAAGTGTGTGAACACTCCGAGATGAAAGTCTCCAACACTCCTGAGACTTTCAGTGGAAAGTAGAGCCGCCTGACTTTTCTCCAAGCAGACAGGAATGCCCATGATTCAGCAGCCTGAGTAAATAAAAGAGGTCCTTATTTCCTAATTTCGCTGGCTGGCCACACTGCAGCAGCCTCTGTGTTTCTGCCAAAGGGGATGCAGAACTGGAACTACACCCAGCCGCTGAAGGCCTGTCTTTGTTAGCCAGCCAGGCTTTCCGGACCATCTTCTGGCAGCAGAACGGCCATATCCTGCAAGGAAGACCTCCATCTCAGGCTAGGCGCTTCTCTAGTCTGCCTAAAAGGATGAAACAACAGATTTTGCTGGGTCTGTGTTGGAGGAGGACAGCTGGAAACTCAGTTAGCAGCAGAGTAACACCTGTTCAGGCATATTTATGGGGGAAAGTGCTCACTAACAGAAAAGTGAAGTCATACCAGAAGGAGTTATTCCACAGAAAAAAGGCACCAGAACACAGAGTACCTTTGTGACGTGAGCCACCAGCCCCTCGTGTGCCAACCTGGGGAGGAGAAAGCAGAGACTGGACGTGATTTGATCCTAGCTCCTACTGATGGACAGACAAGCACGCAAATCAGGGTCTGAGAGTCTCAGTTTATGGCCTGCCATTGTGGAAGAGAAATGCTGAGGGTTCTGGCCACTTGCTGGTGTTCAAGACTAATCAAATTAgccagaaattagaaaataagatcaaagggagaggaagagaatatGTGCAGAAGGGCTAAACTAATGTTAATGCTTACTTTGTTTATGATTAAGCAGGTCTTAATTTGTGTAGGACATATACTTCCTGAGGACAGGGACCAAGCCTTTCAGAAGATTGATTCCAACACTAGGGGCAATCTGAAATTATTCAAGAGAAACTAATGTAAGAAAGTAGATGAAAATACTTTCTCTGAAGTTATGGCAACTTCTGATAATGTTCTTCATAGGGCCTGGTCTGCATGAAACCGGCTTAACAATATCCTTTTGCTACCTGAGCTTGTTCATTGCAATAGCAGAGTACCCTCTTAACTGCCCATCAGGGACTCAGTATCATGTGTGCTAGTGCCACACAGCAAGATTTCCTTAACAGGGACAGGATTTACATCAATGGTTACTTTTCAAGTGAGGAGAAGAAGCACAAATACTGATGGGTCTGATACTTGTGTAGGAACCAAAAGTCGAGAGGCTGGAGTTTTATTTCTAGCTTCATAACTGACTTAGAGAGTGGCCTGGCTAAGTCATTTAATCTGCCCCTACCTAGGTATTTCACCTGCAATATGAAGATTATAATTCTTGCTACTTACCCTCTGGGGTGTTATAAAGATTAGTGAATGTTTCTAGGGCACCTTATCATGCTGGAAGAAAAGCTGCACATGTAAACAAAAAGATTTATATGTGTTGCATGTATTTCTGTTTCCATGTGTAAGCTTCTATGAATATagtataaacatattttaatattttctttcctttaatgcAATCTCAGGAATATTAATTTTAAGGACTGACCCAATGGCAATCTACAGTGCCTTAAGCATTCACAGTTGTATACGCAGctagcaagaaaataaaagacaaatagctAGTGATATCTAAATGCAAATAGACGATAAATCCGTGCTTACTATGTTCCAAGCATTAAATTATCAAACATGGGATATAATCTTGGGTCTTTACAGGCAGGTAACCTTGGCACAAGTGTTTTTCTATGGAATTCTGAAGCCAAGAATGTGGTTTATACCTCTCTTCTCCTTAAAACACGAGCAATACAATCATTGCATTATTTAGCATCATAGTAAGTtaattcagtaaatttttttttgagggtcaAACAATAGGGTAAGACTTGAGACCAACAAAATTTCAGGTTTCCCCCACTTGCCTTACATAATTCTTTACTTCTGCCAGCAGGCTATAGGAGCAGTTCTGAAATTTCTAACTAAATAGAATTCACAGTACTTTTTCAGTCATTAGCTACCTGAGACACTTTAACATAAGCTGAAACTCCTGGGGGAGATACACAGGTGTGCACAAATGCTAAGAGAAGTCGGGCTCTACTTAAAGCGGACAATATTTTGAAATGCATGTTTAATAGACACAGATAACAAGGGTACTTGTCATGTTACTTCAATGCCAACACAGTAACAATTTTACACCATCATATTTAAAATCTTCTAACcaaattacaaaatacattttcaaagcaATGATTTAAATTGCTAAAAGATAAGGTCATGCTAAAAAAAACTATTATGCATTATTACACAATTGCTTCCCTTCATTCTCCATAGAAATGTCAACAGTTTTAGAAAAGCTGTAATTTTAATAACTATCAtgcttctttttttcaaaaaaaatcaacagctCCACATTAAATTCACTCCTTTGTCATATAACTTATTTAACTACTTGAAAACGAATACCGTTTACTGGGTGTTCAAATGAGAAATGtgaactttaaaattatttataattcacAGATGCTTTTAAATTCTGTAATATTTTGAACTGTTCTAGAAGGAccaattaaatgaattaacagtTAGGTTATGAGGAAGAAGGGTGGTCACCCATTAATAACAGCAGCTGTGAAGAGCAGGAATTGGTGCTGCACATTTTTTAACAGTCTTAAGATGAATTCCAGATATCAGAGCTCAAgctcagaggttttttttttttttttttgccttcaatACTCCCTAGTAAAAAAGAGGCTCGCTTTCCCCCAACAACACTTTAACACTTCAGATGAGCCAACAAAGAGATAAGGAGTTGTTATCACATCTCCGTGGCTCTCCTTAGGTAATCCTGGGCTTTTCATCCATTCTTTCACCAGACACATTTCGATTGCGTGTGCAGGGAGAAGTACAAATGTTTTGCTTGCTGTTACTTAAAGTTCATTTGAACAGACGGAGCTCAATGAATTCCATCTTCCGCAGccaaattaaatagaaaacagtGCATTCTTAAGCAGTTCACACTTAACTCCACCTCTCAAATCAGAGGAAAAAGCTGACGTGAAACCAGTTAAAGAACAGTCATCCTCTCTCGCACGGAAATCAAGACATTGTGTTTCTGAAGCCAGACAGAAGGAAAAGTGGTTTCCAATTATGTGGGGGGTgagaattgcttttctttttctatcttttggctcacttaaaaatatatataactaatgATAAGCACCCACCTCTTGGCGTTCAATAATTGGCAACTGTGTATTACACATCTGTTTACAGTGCTGTGACTGAGGGTGTTCTAAACTGTTTAACATGTTGATCTCTCCTTGAATAATGACAGACATCACCAGAGTGGATTTCCTGAGTctgtattctttttattctctacTATTTTGAGTTAGAAGGCATTTATTAGTTACTATGTGCTCTTGTGTTTATATATGACCTCATACCACAAAGAATTTAAATCAGTTTTTCATCGctttaattaattgatttaatcaaattttattaagcacctattatgtgtTCAGGTCTAATATTGGCTTGTGAACTttagaaactactttttttttgaagttttgatTTCCTTGTCTATAATATCAGAAAAATTTCAGCCTGCCTCAACATATGAGGTATTATAAGACTCAAACATAACATTATATGAAGGAGTTTTCTGTACTGCTAAAATCTAAAAATGTATTACATTATTACTACTGCCATGAAAGCCAAAGTTACCTATAAGTGATAAGTGATAAATGATAACTCATAAATGTGAGAACAGCAGAAAGGAATCAAAATTAACCATAATTTAGTTGTTGCAGTTTTCATATTGagattctaaaaatttttaatgacttaaagggcatttctgtttataaataaaaataaacaaaaataaagaacaacTATTTACCAATgttatttaaataacaatttaatagacaatattatcattattaaattaatatGGATTAATTTACTAACAATATTATTCTTGTTAAAcagtattaataaataaaaataaacaaaaatattccaaaaaaactCTTCTGAATGCTACTCACAGAAATCTTGAAAATCAATGCACAGCAGTTCATTAGTTAATAGCCACACACACTGGCCAGTTGTGATTAATTCATGAGTGTTGTAAAGTCCACACAACGAAAGGGCCTGCATTCAAAGTCCAGGAGCCACATTCCATAGTGCCAGCACCACTCTATAAGTGACTATTTGGCTTATTTAGAAATTCCTTGAGGCCAATTCTATTTCACTTCAAAATCCTTTGCACTAGTGTGAAATATACGTATTGAGCTTTGAAGGATGGCCtacgctttttaaaaatactcagtAAATTTCTCAATGCTACCAAGTTAATCATTAGTGATTTTAAATTAACTTCTTCACTGGGGaagcagaaggtaaaggggatTCTTCCACTGAGAAAACTAAGTTTGGAAATGGCTTCGTTAGGGAATGACGGATCTTAGAAACTTCATTTCACCATGTTAATGGTTTTGGAAGAACTGCCATAAACCACCAGAATTTTCAAAAAACGAAATCAAATTCTATTTCAAAGCAGCATCTGGTCTAACAGAATGTTTTGTCTTGTTAAACTAGACTTTACTGACTATTTTTCCAACATGTAGGCTTTGGTCCAAGGCCGGAAAACTTTCAGTCACCAGGAATTATAACAGTCCTGAAATGGTATTTATTGGAGCTGAATTTCACCTGTATTATATTCATGGCAGTAGTAACGCCAACATGAATTTTCGGCAGCCTAAAAAGGCCACACTGTATACTTCACTGCAGACAAGGCCACTAGAGAATACAAAAGTGTTGAAAGGCTAAAATTTAATTAATGAACAATTAGCACCCCCTGTGGGTTCATTGTGCAGTAAAGTGATAAATATGGTTTGCTAATGTAGAAAAAGCTGTTACAAAGATTAGGGGGGAACTATTACTACAATTATCCATATGCCTTTGTATTACAACTGACCTCAGTACTAGTTCTTGATTTGGACATACATGTGTCTAACAAATGACAGGAATTTTTAAGGTCTGTGGCAAATaatcattttgaattttgttaaagcACAGACTGACTCACACAGGTTGTCAGGCTGTTTTCATAGGGTGAAAAAGCCACTGAGATTGCTAGTGAGTACACCTAGCCAACCACCCAGCAGCTGCAACTCAAAGTAGTATCTGTTGTCTGCTCCTCAGTTTTATGCATTTAATGAGGAAATTATATGCTACAGTGGTATTAAGGAATTCAGAGAtgaggggccgggtgcggtggctcacgcctgtaatcccagcactttgggaggctgaggcaggcagactgcctgagctcaggagttcgagatcagcctggacaacatggtga
This window harbors:
- the ZNF521 gene encoding zinc finger protein 521 isoform X4 translates to MSRRKQAKPRSLKDPNCKLEDKTEDGEALDCKKRPEDGEELEDEAVHSCDSCLQVFESLSDITEHKINQCQLTDGVDVEDDPTCSWPASSPSSKDQTSPSHGEGCDFGEEEGGPGLPYPCQFCDKSFSRLSYLKHHEQSHSDKLPFKCTYCSRLFKHKRSRDRHIKLHTGDKKYHCSECDAAFSRSDHLKIHLKTHTSNKPYKCAICRRGFLSSSSLHGHMQVHERNKDGSQSGSRMEDWKMKDTQKCSQCEEGFDFPEDLQKHIAECHPECSPNEDRAALQCVYCHELFVEETSLMNHMEQVHSGEKKNSCSICSESFHTVEELYSHMDSHQQPESCNHSNSPSLVTVGYTSVSSTTPDSNLSVDSSTMVEAAPPIPKSRGRKRAAQQTPDMTGPSSKQAKVTYSCIYCNKQLFSSLAVLQIHLKTMHLDKPEQAHICQYCLEVLPSLYNLNEHLKQVHEAQDPGLIVSAMPAIVYQCNFCSEVVNDLNTLQEHIRCSHGFANPAAKDSNAFFCPHCYMGFLTDSSLEEHIRQVHCDLSGSRFGSPVLGTPKEPVVEVYSCSYCTNSPIFNSVLKLNKHIKENHKNIPLALNYIHNGKKSRALSPLSPVAIEQTSLKMMQAVGGAPARPAGEYICNQCGAKYTSLDSFQTHLKTHLDTVLPKLTCPQCNKEFPNQESLLKHVTIHFMITSTYYICESCDKQFTSVDDLQKHLLDMHTFVFFRCTLCQEVFDSKVSIQLHLAVKHSNEKKVYRCTSCNWDFRNETDLQLHVKHNHLENQGKVHKCIFCGESFGTEVELQCHITTHSKKYNCKFCSKAFHAIILLEKHLREKHCVFETKTPNCGTNGASEQVQKEEVELQTLLTNSQESHNSHDGSEEDVDTSEPMYGCDICGAAYTMETLLQNHQLRDHNIRPGESAIVKKKAELIKGNYKCNVCSRTFFSENGLREHMQTHLGPVKHYMCPICGERFPSLLTLTEHKVTHSKSLDTGNCRICKMPLQSEEEFLEHCQMHPDLRNSLTGFRCVVCMQTVTSTLELKIHGTFHMQKTGNGSAVQTTGRGQHVQKLYKCASCLKEFRSKQDLVKLDINGLPYGLCAGCVNLSKSASPGINVPPGANRPGLGQNENLSAVEGKGKMGGLKTRCSSCNVKFESESELQNHIQTIHRELVPDSNSTQLKTPQVSPMPRISPSQSDEKTYQCIKCQMVFYNEWDIQVHVANHMIDEGLNHECKLCSQTFDSPAKLQCHLIEHSFEGMGGTFKCPVCFTVFVQANKLQQHIFSAHGQEDKIYDCTQCPQKFFFQTELQNHTMTQHSS
- the ZNF521 gene encoding zinc finger protein 521 isoform X7, which translates into the protein MSRRKQAKPRSLKDPNCKLEDKTEDGEALDCKKRPEDGEELEDEAVHSCDSCLQVFESLSDITEHKINQCQLTDGVDVEDDPTCSWPASSPSSKDQTSPSHGEGCDFGEEEGGPGLPYPCQFCDKSFSRLSYLKHHEQSHSDKLPFKCTYCSRLFKHKRSRDRHIKLHTGDKKYHCSECDAAFSRSDHLKIHLKTHTSNKPYKCAICRRGFLSSSSLHGHMQVHERNKDGSQSGSRMEDWKMKDTQKCSQCEEGFDFPEDLQKHIAECHPECSPNEDRAALQCVYCHELFVEETSLMNHMEQVHSGEKKNSCSICSESFHTVEELYSHMDSHQQPESCNHSNSPSLVTVGYTSVSSTTPDSNLSVDSSTMVEAAPPIPKSRGRKRAAQQTPDMTGPSSKQAKVTYSCIYCNKQLFSSLAVLQIHLKTMHLDKPEQAHICQYCLEVLPSLYNLNEHLKQVHEAQDPGLIVSAMPAIVYQCNFCSEVVNDLNTLQEHIRCSHGFANPAAKDSNAFFCPHCYMGFLTDSSLEEHIRQVHCDLSGSRFGSPVLGTPKEPVVEVYSCSYCTNSPIFNSVLKLNKHIKENHKNIPLALNYIHNGKKSRALSPLSPVAIEQTSLKMMQAVGGAPARPAGEYICNQCGAKYTSLDSFQTHLKTHLDTVLPKLTCPQCNKEFPNQESLLKHVTIHFMITSTYYICESCDKQFTSVDDLQKHLLDMHTFVFFRCTLCQEVFDSKVSIQLHLAVKHSNEKKVYRCTSCNWDFRNETDLQLHVKHNHLENQGKVHKCIFCGESFGTEVELQCHITTHSKKYNCKFCSKAFHAIILLEKHLREKHCVFETKTPNCGTNGASEQVQKEEVELQTLLTNSQESHNSHDGSEEDVDTSEPMYGCDICGAAYTMETLLQNHQLRDHNIRPGESAIVKKKAELIKGNYKCNVCSRTFFSENGLREHMQTHLGPVKHYMCPICGERFPSLLTLTEHKVTHSKSLDTGNCRICKMPLQSEEEFLEHCQMHPDLRNSLTGFRCVVCMQTVTSTLELKIHGTFHMQKTGNGSAVQTTGRGQHVQKLYKCASCLKEFRSKQDLVKLDINGLPYGLCAGCVNLSKSASPGINVPPGANRPGLGQNENLSAVEGKGKMGGLKTRCSSCNVKFESESELQNHIQTIHRELVPDSNSTQLKTPQVSPMPRISPSQSDEMKD